CCGCGCTTCATTAAACCCAGATACAAGTATCCGGCGCCGGGGATGATTGAGAGAAAAAAGGCCCAAAAGGTACTTCTGGTACTGTCAGCGGTCTTCGTATCCTCACCCACCCTGCTCTCCAGGCAGTTCCGGCAAAACTGCCTGTTACGTAAGTTAACCAGACAGTCCTCACAGACTGGCTGGTGGCAGACTGAACAGATTGCGACAGCCTCCTGTTCTTCATGGTTGGCGCACTTCATCCTTGATCAACTCCTTTGTTAATAGCTCGCTGATATTCCCCATCATGGAATACGCCGTATTTACTGCTTCTTCCGATGTTGAAAAGTAACCCTGCACGGCATGCTCCACTCTCTTGCCGGCCAAGTCGAGATTGTTACTGTTTAGAATTCCTCCCCCAGCCCAAAAAAGGAGCATGCTGATGGCTGCCGCGGCGGCAAGATCCCTGAATAAACCCGGCCACCCGCCAACTGCTCTTTTCCTGACCAAAACTGCCGGCGGCCTACTGCGCTTGATAGAGTTTATAATCTCGTTAGTAAGGTCAGCATGAGGGCGCACAACAGGCAGCTTGTCCAGAAAACAGTCCACTTCCCGGAGACGCGCCAATTCTTCCCGGCAACCGGAGCAATGCGCCAGGTGGCCTTCCAATTCCTCAAGATTAAAGAAGCTATATTCCCTGGCCATGTAGTTGACCAGATTGGCCTTTGCCTTCTTGCAACGCACCCGACTCACCTCCCGCAAGCTTTTCTTTTAATATCAGCTTGGCCCGGTAAAGCCTTGTCGCCACGGTTTTTACCGGTACATTTAAAATCTCGGCAATCTCTTTATATGGCAACTGCTGGTAATGGTGGAGCACCAGTACAATCCGGTAAGTCTGCGGCAGGTCTTTAATGGCTGCCTTTAGCCTGCGGCTTTCATCCCGCCTGATAGCCGCTTCCTCCGGTCCTTCACGACAGTCGACAGGCAAAGCGTCTCCACCTCCGGGCGATAATACGACCTGCTTTTCCCTGATCTTCTTTCTTCTTAAAAAATCCAGGCATTTATTGGCGGCAACCCGGTAGGCCCA
This region of Pelotomaculum schinkii genomic DNA includes:
- a CDS encoding RNA polymerase sigma factor gives rise to the protein MATDELLVHAARNGDLEAYAALVERHQDKIYNLTAKMVANGEDARDLTQEVFVQLYQSLPHFRNESSFGTWAYRVAANKCLDFLRRKKIREKQVVLSPGGGDALPVDCREGPEEAAIRRDESRRLKAAIKDLPQTYRIVLVLHHYQQLPYKEIAEILNVPVKTVATRLYRAKLILKEKLAGGESGALQEGKGQSGQLHGQGI
- a CDS encoding anti-sigma factor family protein, producing MRCKKAKANLVNYMAREYSFFNLEELEGHLAHCSGCREELARLREVDCFLDKLPVVRPHADLTNEIINSIKRSRPPAVLVRKRAVGGWPGLFRDLAAAAAISMLLFWAGGGILNSNNLDLAGKRVEHAVQGYFSTSEEAVNTAYSMMGNISELLTKELIKDEVRQP